Proteins from one Cellulosilyticum lentocellum DSM 5427 genomic window:
- a CDS encoding helix-turn-helix domain-containing protein encodes MAKSPHTSEFRARVSQEYLDGYGSYDFLATKYHIGSKTLRQWIDKYRIYGVEAFTIKQGNSTYTAEYKTMCIKAVLSGEGSVDDIVAKYNISSRQVLRRWIIKYNANRELKDYDPKREVYMATARRKTTIEERKEIVKYCINHKRNYKDTAALFDVSYSQIYSWVKKYDTNGEEALSDKRGRHKTDDEVDELERLRRENLRLKRQLEEKDMLTELLKKVKEFEGM; translated from the coding sequence ATGGCAAAATCACCCCATACATCTGAGTTTCGGGCTCGGGTTTCACAAGAATATCTTGATGGATATGGTTCGTATGATTTTTTAGCTACAAAATATCATATTGGAAGTAAAACATTAAGGCAGTGGATTGATAAATATAGAATTTATGGTGTTGAAGCCTTTACTATCAAACAAGGTAATTCTACCTACACAGCAGAATATAAAACCATGTGTATTAAGGCTGTTTTATCTGGTGAAGGAAGTGTTGATGATATCGTTGCAAAATACAACATCTCTTCAAGACAGGTACTCAGACGCTGGATTATAAAGTATAATGCCAATAGAGAACTTAAGGATTATGATCCTAAAAGGGAGGTCTATATGGCAACTGCAAGAAGAAAAACAACTATTGAAGAACGTAAAGAAATCGTTAAATACTGTATAAATCATAAACGTAATTATAAAGATACAGCCGCATTATTTGATGTATCCTATAGTCAGATTTACTCATGGGTTAAGAAATATGATACAAATGGTGAGGAGGCATTGTCCGATAAACGAGGTCGTCATAAAACAGATGATGAAGTCGATGAATTGGAACGCCTCAGACGAGAGAATCTTAGACTTAAACGTCAGCTTGAAGAAAAGGATATGCTAACTGAATTATTAAAAAAAGTGAAAGAGTTCGAAGGGATGTGA
- a CDS encoding TetR/AcrR family transcriptional regulator: MATAFSENEIQIIHKQLKACAKECLTKYGVKKTTVDQLVAGASISKGAFYKFYESKEMLFFEAIHEIETEIYDHAITILKTRMDLSPSERLEEALFYACQVLESSNLLHFMEHELDYLIRKLPPGFIKQHLDEEASLINQIIKDSGIQFNLDPNLILSVVHSIIYLAPRRSIVDEAYYEPALRFIIKGACEQLCKNAL, from the coding sequence ATGGCCACAGCTTTTTCAGAAAATGAAATACAGATTATCCATAAGCAGCTTAAAGCTTGTGCTAAAGAATGCCTTACTAAATATGGAGTCAAAAAAACCACTGTAGATCAACTGGTTGCAGGTGCTTCTATTTCCAAAGGTGCCTTTTATAAATTCTACGAAAGCAAAGAAATGCTTTTCTTCGAAGCGATTCATGAAATTGAAACGGAAATTTATGACCATGCCATAACTATCCTAAAAACGAGAATGGACCTTAGTCCCTCTGAACGTTTAGAAGAAGCTCTATTTTATGCTTGTCAGGTTCTAGAATCCTCCAACTTACTTCATTTTATGGAGCATGAACTTGATTATCTGATACGAAAACTACCTCCGGGTTTTATAAAACAGCATCTTGATGAAGAAGCCTCTTTAATTAACCAAATTATTAAAGACTCCGGTATTCAATTTAACTTAGACCCTAACCTCATTCTTTCCGTTGTACATTCTATTATTTATTTAGCTCCTAGAAGATCTATAGTAGATGAAGCATATTATGAGCCAGCCCTAAGATTTATTATAAAAGGTGCTTGCGAGCAGCTTTGCAAAAATGCCCTATGA
- a CDS encoding TrkA C-terminal domain-containing protein — translation MEEKVKIDIPKYQQIAVDLAFKIVKQQYKVGEKIYARSSIASQYGVSPETARRAICVLADLDIVDSTKGSGVVIKSYENAVQFVKQYQEVHTINDLKKEIMNDINRQKKEVEILYAHLSELIDKTDRFRAINPFVPFELEITEDTPYLNQSIADINFWHNTSATIIGIKRGDRLLMSPGPYATLCNGDIYYFVGDEDALEKVRIFLYPHKI, via the coding sequence ATGGAAGAAAAAGTGAAGATAGATATACCCAAATATCAGCAAATTGCAGTAGATCTTGCTTTTAAAATTGTGAAGCAGCAATATAAAGTTGGGGAAAAAATATATGCAAGATCCTCTATAGCGAGTCAGTATGGCGTATCACCAGAAACAGCAAGACGTGCCATTTGTGTTTTAGCTGATTTGGATATTGTAGATAGTACAAAGGGCAGTGGCGTGGTTATCAAATCTTATGAAAATGCAGTACAATTTGTTAAACAGTACCAAGAAGTGCATACCATTAATGATCTCAAAAAAGAAATCATGAACGATATCAATCGTCAAAAAAAAGAGGTTGAAATACTGTATGCTCATCTATCGGAGCTGATTGATAAAACAGATCGTTTTCGTGCAATCAATCCATTTGTACCTTTTGAGCTTGAGATTACAGAAGATACACCTTATCTGAATCAATCAATAGCAGATATTAACTTTTGGCACAACACAAGCGCTACGATTATAGGCATTAAAAGAGGAGATAGACTGCTTATGTCACCTGGGCCCTATGCAACTCTATGTAATGGAGATATATATTATTTTGTAGGGGATGAGGACGCCCTAGAGAAGGTTCGCATATTTTTATATCCTCATAAAATATAA
- a CDS encoding LytR/AlgR family response regulator transcription factor, translated as MFQIAVCDDNIDELSNMVQLINLYRTSKNFSYEYAVFPNGLDLVSALEKGRQFDLYCLDIIMPGFTGINVAKEIRVFNKTAPILFFTSSSEFALESYCVNAINYILKPISKDNLANPFLYPCCTGQSKGD; from the coding sequence ATGTTTCAGATTGCAGTCTGTGATGACAATATTGATGAGTTATCTAATATGGTACAGCTCATCAACCTATATAGAACCTCAAAAAATTTTAGCTATGAATATGCCGTCTTTCCAAACGGATTGGATCTGGTTTCGGCCTTGGAAAAAGGAAGGCAGTTTGACCTATACTGTCTGGATATTATTATGCCAGGGTTTACAGGCATTAATGTCGCAAAGGAAATCCGCGTGTTTAACAAAACCGCGCCGATTTTATTCTTTACCTCCTCGTCTGAATTTGCCTTAGAAAGCTACTGCGTGAACGCCATTAACTACATCTTAAAGCCAATCTCAAAAGATAATCTTGCAAACCCTTTTCTCTATCCCTGTTGCACAGGGCAAAGCAAAGGAGATTAA
- a CDS encoding S-layer homology domain-containing protein → MVGHWAKENIEFVVSCGLFGGTSNTIFSPNTAMTRGNCEADTDGRHNQR, encoded by the coding sequence ATTGTAGGCCATTGGGCAAAGGAGAATATTGAGTTTGTGGTAAGCTGTGGATTATTCGGTGGCACTTCCAACACTATCTTCAGCCCAAACACCGCCATGACAAGAGGAAACTGTGAAGCAGATACAGATGGCAGGCATAATCAGAGGTAA
- a CDS encoding LemA family protein — MLPTSITVAVIIVAIVLWIISIQRRLVVLDENISNAMNQIGVQLSGRFDALMALLDLTKGYAKHESETLIETIKSRRIIIMAKSTPDDVMHQEGIISEALGRIAMVKEQYPELKANQVYIKTMDAVQTFENMMRTSYLIYNDSVTKLNREIRMFPVSIIAGMLGFQQREYLVEQADKVDMLSMK; from the coding sequence ATGCTACCAACTTCCATCACAGTTGCCGTAATTATTGTAGCCATTGTTTTATGGATTATCTCCATCCAGCGCAGACTGGTGGTGCTGGATGAGAATATCAGCAATGCCATGAACCAGATAGGGGTGCAACTTTCAGGACGCTTTGACGCCCTGATGGCTCTTTTGGATTTGACAAAGGGCTATGCCAAGCACGAAAGTGAAACACTGATTGAGACAATCAAATCAAGAAGAATCATCATTATGGCAAAATCAACACCAGATGATGTGATGCATCAGGAAGGGATTATTTCCGAAGCCTTGGGCAGGATTGCCATGGTAAAGGAGCAATATCCAGAGCTAAAGGCAAATCAGGTCTATATCAAAACCATGGATGCGGTGCAGACCTTTGAAAATATGATGCGTACCAGCTACCTGATCTACAACGACAGTGTAACCAAGCTGAACCGTGAAATCCGAATGTTCCCAGTTTCCATCATTGCCGGAATGCTAGGCTTTCAGCAAAGAGAGTATCTCGTGGAGCAGGCTGATAAGGTGGATATGCTCAGTATGAAATGA
- a CDS encoding ABC transporter permease/substrate-binding protein has protein sequence MNFFEYISSSSSQIIELLVEHIKLTTLSVGFAILIGVPLGILICYIKKLNKPILGIANVIQAIPSMALLGFAIPFLGIGTLPAIVTVVLYSLLPIIKNTYTGINSIPPQTIESARGIGLTKLQILFKVQIPLALPVIMAGVRISAVTAVGLMTMAAFIGAGGLGYLVFSGIRTVNNNQILAGAIPACLLALLVDFLVATVEKLVTPISLQKVDAAKSRLSKLYYKVICVVVAAMLVILFLFSTIAAPKKGNKIITIGTKDFTEQMILGHMVADLIEDRTDITVERKINLGGTQVCFSALTSNAIDMYIEYSGTAYGDTLGNPPISDMKEVYATVKRDFKELYNIEVLKQMNFNNTYALAVTKEVANEYNLKKISDLSQYSGQLVSGTTLEFLNREDGMMGLTKRYNLKFKESIGLDGSPRYIALMNKEVDVVDAFSTDGLLKKFDLVVLEDDKDFFPPYYAIPIVRDETIERYPEIVDILDELGGYLNNETMINLNYQVDELQIEPEVVARQFLVDNNLID, from the coding sequence ATGAACTTTTTTGAATATATCTCATCGAGTAGTAGTCAAATCATAGAATTACTAGTGGAACATATCAAGCTCACTACTTTATCAGTTGGGTTTGCCATATTAATAGGTGTTCCATTAGGCATATTAATCTGCTATATCAAGAAACTTAATAAACCTATACTAGGTATTGCAAACGTTATACAAGCTATACCCAGTATGGCACTCTTAGGATTTGCAATTCCTTTCTTAGGCATTGGCACATTACCAGCCATAGTGACAGTAGTGCTCTATTCCTTATTACCTATCATAAAAAATACTTATACGGGAATTAATAGTATCCCACCTCAAACCATAGAGTCAGCAAGAGGTATTGGTCTGACAAAACTTCAAATATTATTTAAAGTACAAATCCCATTAGCGCTTCCTGTTATAATGGCAGGCGTAAGAATTTCAGCTGTAACAGCAGTAGGATTAATGACAATGGCAGCCTTTATTGGTGCAGGTGGACTTGGCTATCTTGTATTTTCAGGTATTAGAACGGTCAATAATAATCAGATTTTAGCAGGTGCAATACCAGCGTGCTTACTTGCACTTTTAGTAGACTTCTTAGTAGCAACTGTTGAAAAGCTTGTAACACCCATTAGTTTACAAAAGGTAGATGCGGCCAAGAGTAGACTTTCAAAGTTATATTATAAAGTGATTTGTGTGGTAGTAGCAGCGATGCTTGTAATATTATTTTTATTTAGTACAATAGCAGCACCTAAGAAGGGTAACAAAATCATTACAATTGGCACAAAGGATTTTACTGAACAAATGATCTTAGGACATATGGTAGCTGATTTAATTGAAGATAGGACAGATATTACGGTGGAGCGTAAGATTAATCTAGGTGGAACACAAGTGTGTTTTAGTGCACTAACAAGTAATGCTATTGATATGTATATTGAATATAGTGGAACAGCTTATGGAGATACCCTAGGCAATCCGCCTATTAGTGATATGAAAGAGGTATACGCTACGGTTAAAAGAGATTTTAAAGAGTTATATAATATAGAAGTTTTAAAACAGATGAACTTTAATAATACCTATGCTTTAGCTGTAACAAAGGAGGTTGCTAATGAGTATAACCTTAAAAAGATTAGTGATCTTAGCCAATATAGCGGCCAATTGGTATCAGGAACAACCTTAGAGTTTCTTAATAGAGAAGATGGTATGATGGGATTAACTAAGAGGTATAATCTGAAATTTAAAGAATCCATCGGATTAGATGGCTCTCCTAGATATATAGCTTTGATGAATAAAGAAGTTGATGTGGTTGATGCCTTTTCAACAGATGGCTTATTAAAGAAATTTGACCTAGTTGTACTAGAAGATGATAAAGACTTCTTCCCACCCTATTATGCTATACCTATTGTACGTGATGAGACTATAGAGCGTTATCCAGAGATTGTAGACATTTTGGATGAATTAGGTGGCTACCTTAATAATGAAACAATGATCAATCTGAATTATCAGGTAGATGAATTGCAAATAGAACCAGAGGTAGTTGCAAGACAATTTTTAGTGGACAATAATCTTATTGATTAG
- a CDS encoding methyl-accepting chemotaxis protein, translating to MIKNIKVKTKMIILNILVLITIILTAGYSLLELHISNRVSLDVLEKSIREKYDDSIQKQVTGVVTLLDHIYKQYEAGEYTLEEAKTLGADLVRNMRYGNGGYFWIDTVEGVNVVLLGSETEGTNRYDAKDVNGFEYMKAIINAGLQEDGGYANYHFPREGETEPSPKRSYSILFEPFNWVVGTGDYTDDIDQLVQKYADEIHHKERQTRNMIFAGTLLMIILVGSITMSITIGILNALKITKEQLGKWGKGDFTTELPQRFLERKDDFGELAAAMEEMRNAIKLLVGRVKGEAIGIGKVVQEVNEKVVVLNGEIEEIASTTEELAAGMEETAASSQEMAATSREIQHAVKSISEKSQEGAEQAERISERAATIKLETQKAKDKAVMMHHEIRDKLNEALENAQVVEQIQTLSDSIMNITAQTNLLALNASIEAARAGEAGKGFSVVASEITNLANQSKSTVIQIQEVTGQVMDAVNNLANNSKELLEYVGTDVSKDYETFLEVADTYSADANYVDDLVTDFSATAEELLASIDNIMLAIDEVAKAATEGAMGTTNIAEKNTNIMTTSSEVVAGVQDSMKSSLVLQEEISKFTV from the coding sequence ATGATAAAGAATATTAAAGTAAAAACTAAAATGATTATCTTGAATATTTTAGTATTAATTACGATTATTTTGACAGCAGGCTACTCACTTTTAGAGTTACATATAAGTAATAGGGTTTCCTTAGATGTATTAGAGAAATCCATTAGAGAAAAGTATGATGATAGTATTCAAAAGCAAGTTACAGGAGTAGTGACTTTATTAGATCATATTTATAAGCAATATGAGGCAGGAGAATATACCTTAGAAGAAGCTAAGACCTTAGGAGCAGATTTAGTTAGAAACATGAGATATGGCAATGGTGGGTATTTCTGGATTGATACCGTTGAAGGTGTTAATGTCGTGTTACTCGGCTCTGAGACTGAGGGTACCAATCGTTATGATGCAAAGGATGTTAATGGTTTTGAGTATATGAAAGCCATCATTAATGCGGGATTACAGGAGGATGGTGGTTATGCGAATTATCATTTTCCTAGGGAAGGAGAGACTGAACCTAGTCCAAAACGTTCTTATAGCATTTTATTTGAACCTTTTAACTGGGTAGTAGGAACAGGTGATTACACCGATGACATTGACCAGTTAGTTCAAAAGTATGCTGATGAAATCCATCATAAGGAGAGGCAAACAAGAAATATGATATTTGCGGGTACACTCCTTATGATCATCCTTGTAGGAAGCATTACTATGAGTATCACTATAGGTATTTTAAATGCATTAAAGATTACTAAAGAACAACTGGGTAAATGGGGCAAGGGTGATTTTACTACTGAATTACCTCAGCGTTTTCTAGAACGTAAAGATGATTTTGGAGAATTAGCTGCGGCTATGGAAGAAATGAGAAACGCAATAAAATTACTCGTTGGTAGAGTTAAAGGTGAAGCCATAGGTATAGGAAAAGTAGTTCAAGAGGTGAATGAAAAGGTAGTCGTACTTAATGGTGAGATAGAAGAGATTGCTTCTACTACTGAGGAATTAGCAGCAGGAATGGAAGAAACAGCAGCTTCCTCACAAGAAATGGCCGCTACCTCTCGTGAGATTCAGCATGCAGTTAAGAGTATTTCTGAAAAATCGCAGGAAGGTGCTGAACAAGCAGAAAGAATTAGTGAACGTGCAGCAACTATTAAGCTAGAAACACAAAAAGCAAAAGATAAGGCTGTAATGATGCATCATGAAATACGAGACAAGCTTAATGAGGCATTAGAGAATGCGCAAGTTGTGGAACAGATTCAAACACTTTCAGATTCTATTATGAATATTACCGCTCAGACGAACCTTTTAGCACTTAATGCATCTATAGAAGCAGCTAGAGCAGGTGAAGCAGGAAAAGGATTCTCCGTAGTAGCTTCTGAGATTACTAATCTAGCAAATCAGTCTAAAAGTACGGTTATTCAGATTCAAGAGGTTACGGGGCAGGTAATGGATGCGGTTAATAATCTAGCTAATAACTCAAAAGAATTACTAGAATATGTAGGTACAGATGTTTCTAAGGACTATGAAACATTCCTAGAGGTAGCAGATACTTATAGTGCAGATGCTAATTATGTAGATGATCTAGTAACTGATTTCAGCGCTACAGCAGAGGAGCTATTAGCTTCTATTGATAACATTATGCTGGCTATTGATGAAGTAGCAAAAGCAGCTACAGAAGGTGCAATGGGTACAACGAATATAGCTGAGAAGAATACCAATATTATGACTACATCTAGTGAAGTAGTTGCAGGTGTTCAAGATTCTATGAAAAGTAGTCTGGTACTACAAGAAGAAATTTCAAAATTTACAGTGTAA
- a CDS encoding IS3 family transposase: MRLGKLRYDSKFMVVKFFYESKSWSISWMCGQLEISRSAYYKWSHREVPLQEEENLKLTQLIKEYDERFNHILGYRRMTSWINHFNQTNYSKKRVHRIMKKLGIHSVIRKKKKKYKSSNLETSAENKLGRNFNATKPNEKWATDVTEFKVPGEKKKLYLSAIIDLYDRYPISHVISCRNDNKLVFKTFDKAINSNPDAKPIFHSDRGFQYTSTVFQRKLKEQEMEQSMSRVGHCIDNGPTEGFWGIIKSEMYQMYEITDEASLRYAINDYIRFYTKERPQDRYDCKTPHEVRNEALVSEKPTEYPIPENKRLVKYKEKWCA, from the coding sequence GTGAGACTTGGAAAACTGCGTTATGATTCAAAATTTATGGTAGTAAAGTTTTTTTATGAAAGTAAAAGCTGGAGCATCAGTTGGATGTGTGGGCAGCTTGAAATATCTAGATCAGCTTATTATAAATGGTCGCATCGTGAGGTCCCACTACAGGAAGAAGAGAACCTTAAGCTTACTCAATTAATTAAAGAATATGATGAACGTTTCAATCATATCTTGGGATATCGCAGAATGACTTCGTGGATTAATCATTTTAATCAAACCAACTATAGTAAAAAACGTGTGCATAGAATCATGAAAAAGCTTGGTATCCATTCAGTAATCAGAAAGAAAAAGAAGAAATATAAATCTTCTAATCTTGAGACAAGTGCTGAAAACAAGCTTGGTAGAAATTTTAATGCAACGAAGCCAAACGAGAAATGGGCTACTGATGTTACTGAATTTAAAGTACCGGGTGAGAAGAAAAAGCTTTATCTGAGTGCCATCATTGATTTATATGACAGATATCCAATTTCACACGTAATCAGTTGCAGAAATGATAATAAGCTAGTATTTAAAACATTTGATAAAGCAATAAATTCTAACCCTGATGCAAAACCGATTTTTCATAGCGATAGAGGCTTTCAGTACACAAGTACAGTATTCCAAAGAAAGCTTAAAGAACAGGAAATGGAACAGTCAATGTCTAGAGTAGGTCACTGCATTGATAACGGTCCGACAGAAGGATTCTGGGGAATAATAAAATCTGAAATGTATCAGATGTATGAAATCACAGATGAAGCCTCATTAAGATATGCAATAAATGATTATATAAGATTTTACACAAAGGAACGGCCACAAGACAGATATGATTGCAAGACACCACATGAAGTAAGAAATGAAGCATTAGTATCTGAAAAACCAACGGAATATCCTATTCCTGAAAATAAACGATTAGTGAAATACAAAGAAAAATGGTGTGCATAG
- a CDS encoding acid shock protein, giving the protein MKKLLVFIMILTMTLSLVACKGDNITPAGAPSETTQVEEKEFTAEQQALAQEFISMAEEFDEVADRVNASPELLSNEELVTAMNDLSNEIIKADEYFASPETLTPEVMGALTVAIDVGRTFIAEASDALDEIED; this is encoded by the coding sequence ATGAAAAAATTACTGGTATTTATAATGATACTTACAATGACACTTAGCCTTGTAGCTTGCAAAGGAGACAATATCACGCCTGCAGGTGCTCCTTCCGAAACCACACAAGTTGAGGAAAAGGAATTTACAGCAGAGCAGCAAGCCCTTGCCCAGGAATTTATAAGCATGGCCGAAGAATTTGATGAAGTCGCTGACAGGGTAAATGCAAGTCCAGAGCTTTTAAGCAATGAGGAACTTGTCACTGCTATGAATGACCTTTCCAATGAAATTATTAAGGCGGATGAATACTTTGCCAGTCCGGAAACGCTCACACCTGAGGTTATGGGTGCCCTGACGGTAGCCATTGATGTAGGCCGCACATTCATCGCTGAAGCCAGTGACGCGTTAGATGAAATCGAAGATTAA
- a CDS encoding ABC transporter ATP-binding protein produces MIKFENVTKKFKDTKVLSGISLEIERGQLVVLIGASGCGKTTTLKMINRLIKPTTGKILIDNKDISMEDVIKLRRNIGYVIQQTGLFPHMTIKENIEIIPRVERKDSKEITQKTYELMEMVGLECETFLHRYPTELSGGQQQRVGVARAFATDPDIILMDEPFSALDPITRNGLQDELVQLQSKLRKTIVFVTHDMDEAIKIADKICIMDKGKIVQYDTPENILKSPANDFVSEFVGKNRIWASPELIKAQDIMLDTPVTCDEKDTVFRCIEKMKSRKVDSLMVIDSKIKTLKGIINTNQLRLIKDQSRSIESIVKTDYLSINCEDNMIDVLTMINENNLSTVPVINQDKKLCGVITRSSLVTTLSRQYIEEGE; encoded by the coding sequence ATGATAAAATTTGAAAATGTAACTAAAAAGTTTAAAGATACAAAAGTGCTTTCTGGTATTTCACTAGAAATTGAAAGAGGACAGCTGGTGGTACTTATCGGAGCCAGTGGTTGCGGGAAGACAACTACGCTTAAGATGATTAATAGGCTTATAAAGCCAACAACGGGGAAAATTTTGATTGATAATAAAGATATTAGTATGGAAGATGTTATTAAGCTAAGAAGAAATATAGGTTATGTCATTCAACAAACAGGCTTATTTCCCCATATGACTATCAAGGAGAATATTGAGATTATACCAAGAGTAGAAAGGAAGGATTCGAAAGAAATCACTCAGAAAACTTATGAGTTAATGGAGATGGTGGGTTTAGAGTGTGAAACCTTTTTACATAGATATCCTACAGAGCTCAGTGGAGGGCAACAACAAAGAGTTGGGGTTGCTAGAGCATTTGCAACAGATCCAGATATTATATTAATGGATGAGCCTTTTTCTGCATTAGACCCTATTACAAGAAATGGCTTGCAAGATGAGCTTGTACAGTTGCAGTCCAAGCTTCGTAAGACAATCGTGTTCGTAACCCATGATATGGATGAGGCTATTAAGATAGCAGATAAGATTTGTATTATGGATAAAGGTAAAATTGTACAGTATGATACACCAGAGAATATCCTTAAAAGTCCAGCAAATGATTTTGTATCTGAGTTTGTAGGCAAAAATAGAATTTGGGCTTCACCTGAGCTTATTAAGGCTCAAGATATCATGCTAGATACACCTGTAACCTGTGATGAAAAGGATACCGTTTTTAGGTGTATAGAGAAGATGAAGTCACGAAAAGTAGATAGCCTCATGGTGATTGATTCAAAGATAAAAACTTTAAAAGGGATTATTAATACTAATCAACTTAGACTTATAAAGGATCAGTCTAGAAGCATTGAGTCCATTGTGAAGACCGACTATTTATCAATAAATTGCGAAGACAACATGATTGATGTTTTAACAATGATAAATGAAAATAATCTTTCAACCGTTCCTGTGATTAATCAAGATAAAAAACTTTGTGGTGTGATTACAAGAAGTAGTTTAGTAACAACACTTAGTAGGCAATACATAGAGGAGGGGGAGTAA
- a CDS encoding DUF434 domain-containing protein, with protein MKRGCNMGEVVRRGYVPSDSKEFNEAALQILNNAGEDLYYLLNRNYKIKGASTLIGNHYMLSERQRLALVRAISSQADLEIRKMKECQSPIEEVNIDGFNTIITLEVALSESLLVKGMDGTIRDLAGLRGTYRLIDKTRIAIQYLLETLEEKGIKKAHIFLDAPVSNSGRLKQLILEMSEAYPLEVRVEVINEVDAVLSGLKGVVSSDAIILNKCESWINLNASIIEEKIPSSWCIDFCN; from the coding sequence ATGAAAAGAGGCTGTAACATGGGTGAAGTAGTAAGACGAGGCTATGTACCAAGTGATAGCAAAGAGTTTAATGAAGCAGCACTTCAAATATTAAATAATGCGGGGGAAGATTTATATTACTTGCTAAATAGAAATTATAAGATTAAGGGAGCATCTACTTTAATAGGCAATCACTATATGCTCAGCGAAAGGCAGCGCTTAGCCCTTGTGAGAGCTATATCCTCGCAAGCGGATTTAGAGATAAGAAAGATGAAGGAATGCCAGAGTCCTATAGAAGAAGTGAATATAGATGGCTTTAATACTATTATCACCTTAGAAGTAGCTTTATCAGAATCACTTTTAGTAAAGGGGATGGATGGGACCATTAGAGATTTAGCAGGCTTAAGGGGAACCTATAGGCTTATTGATAAAACTAGGATAGCCATTCAGTATTTATTGGAGACATTGGAGGAGAAAGGGATTAAGAAAGCTCATATTTTCTTAGATGCGCCAGTATCTAATTCGGGGAGACTTAAGCAGCTGATTTTAGAAATGAGTGAGGCATATCCGCTAGAAGTAAGGGTAGAAGTGATTAATGAAGTAGATGCAGTGCTTTCAGGGTTAAAAGGAGTTGTGAGTAGTGATGCTATTATTTTAAATAAGTGTGAAAGCTGGATCAATCTCAATGCGTCTATTATTGAAGAGAAGATACCAAGTAGTTGGTGCATAGACTTTTGTAACTAG